Proteins encoded together in one Benincasa hispida cultivar B227 chromosome 1, ASM972705v1, whole genome shotgun sequence window:
- the LOC120084814 gene encoding chitinase domain-containing protein 1: protein MSKKRDRQAVSNRRKNQVVSSDRPDIVHNSSSDRRLIIIFVVFFVISPAISVLVYHKYTSNGEFSGASVFERGLVKTDISYQEILAEHSNVAANVSHRHYDYPSLAYITPWNSKGYDMAKKFNSKFTHLSPVWYDLKSHGSHIVLEGRHNADEEWISELRLTGDALVLPRVAVEASPADLLRKKKLKDKAINLIVTECKEMGYDGIVLESWSRWVTHGILHDPDMRNLALQFIKQLGNALHSEIESTRSKQPLQLVYVIGPPHSETLEDHEFGPEDMQSLTGAVDGFSLMTYDYSGPHNPGPNAPVNWIRSTLRLILGTKDISLVQHKASKIFLGINFYGYDFSLSGGGGAITGRDYVSLLEKYEPVVQWEDISSEHFFLYADYNRNKHAVFYPSLKSIFIRLEEARSFGTGISIWEIGQGLDYFFDLL from the exons ATGTCCAAGAAGCGGGATCGCCAAGCCGTCTCGAATCGCCGGAAAAACCAAGTCGTCTCTTCCGATCGGCCAGACATCGTCCATAATTCCTCCTCTGACCGGAGGCTCATCATCATTTTCGTTGTCTTCTTTGTCATTTCTCCCGCCATTTCCGTTCTCGTCTATCACAAATACACGTCAAATGGTGAATTTTCTGGCGCATCTGTATTCGAACGGGGCCTCGTCAAGACTGATATCAGCTATCAAGAAATTCTAGCT GAGCATTCGAATGTCGCAGCAAATGTCTCTCACCGTCATTATGATTATCCTTCACTTGCTTATATTACTCCGTG GAACTCCAAGGGATATGATATGGCAAAAAAGTTCAACTCCAAGTTTACACATTTATCACCAGTGTGGTATGATTTGAAGAG TCATGGTTCCCACATAGTGTTGGAGGGAAGACACAATGCTGATGAAGAATGGATCTCAGAGCTAAGACTGACTGGAGATGCACTG GTATTGCCCAGAGTGGCTGTTGAAGCATCTCCTGCAGATCTGCTTAGAAAGAAGAAGCTGAAAGACAAAGCTATCAATCTAATTGTAACAGAATGCAA GGAAATGGGTTATGATGGTATTGTGTTAGAATCCTGGTCAAGGTGGGTTACTCATGGGATATTGCATGACCCAGACATGAGGAATTTG GCACTGCAATTTATAAAGCAGCTTGGAAATGCCCTGCATTCGGAGATTGAGAGTACGAGATCTAAGCAACCGTTGCAACTTGTGTATGTCATTGGTCCACCCCATTCAGAGACCTTAGAAGATCATGAATTTGGGCCAGAAGATATGCAGAGCCTGACTGGTGCTGTGGATGGTTTCTCACTTATGACCTATGATTACTCCGGTCCTCATAACCCAGGCCCCAATGCTCCAGTGAATTGGATTCGTTCAACTTTACGGCTAATCCTCGGTACTAAGGACATTAGCCTTGTTCAACACAAGGCTAGCAAGATATTTCTTGGAATCAACTTCTATGGCTATGATTTCAGCCTTTCTGGAG GAGGTGGAGCTATCACTGGAAGAGATTATGTATCATTGTTGGAGAAGTACGAGCCTGTGGTGCAGTGGGAGGATATCAGTTCCGAACATTTCTTCTTGTACGCTGATTACAATCGGAACAAGCATGCAGTTTTTTATCCATCACTGAAATCAATCTTCATACGTCTTGAGGAAGCTCGATCCTTTGGCACCGGTATCTCCATATGGGAAATCGGGCAAGGTTTGGATTACTTTTTTGATCTTCTgtga